The Shewanella sp. NFH-SH190041 genome has a window encoding:
- a CDS encoding Ig-like domain-containing protein translates to METYTTPESGLLKYANGSISVGTAPELARVTPGDRIPQGTTLHLGEGTEFILQLDNGDEISSTQIANQAPNQSITAQPADLDEIEALQQQILAGADPTQSLPETVAGQSARQGSGGFTNIDRSGAETLANAGHDTQGLSRSQLNIAEPEQDPSVLNSQLTLTINAPDQSSDTTPIITGNTNAPPGSIIVLIVTDANGDEQTIEIIVGPGGDFSIEVPTPLPDGGYTVGGTVTDPNNNTGNGNDDGSIDTTPPTATIDLDAITIGDDNIINLAESNGTVTLSGTVGGDVQAGDTVTLNLDGNVIATATVIVLAGGQLGFVVDVAAATLVGANLNAIIASVTITDAAGNSTSASDTESYGVDVSPPIATIDLDAITIGDDNIVNLVESNDTVTLSGTVGGDVQAGDTVTLTLDGNVIATATVTLLPNGQLGFVVDIAAATLVGANLSEIIASVTVTDAAGNSTTASDTEGYGVDITAPPTPSVSFIGAGDDGIYNSDEIGHDNMVTALITLAPGTTLGDELIVTDALGNILFSGTVTQAMLNNGLTVNVPVTGSPDSLTVTAQITDSAGNTSGKATDTAGVDNVAPTATIDLDAITIGDDNIINLAESNGIVTLSGTVGGDVQAGDTVTLTLDGNVIATATVVVLAGGQLGFVVNVGAATLVGANLSEIIASVTVTDAAGNSTTASDTEGYGVDVTPPTATIDLDAITIGDDNIINLAESNGTVTLSGTVGGDVQAGDTVTLTLDGNVIATATVIVLAGGQLGFVVDVSAATLVSANINAIIASVTVMDAAGNSTTASDAEGYDVDITAPPTPSVSFIGAGDDGIYNSDEIGNDNMVTAVITLAPGTTLGDELIVTDAQGNILFSGTVTQAMLNHGLTVNVPVTGSPDSLTVTAQVTDCAGNTSGEATDTAGVDNLAPTATIDLDAITIGDDNIINLAESNGIVTLSGTVGGDVQAGDTVTLTLDGNVIATATVVVLAGGQLGFVVNVGAATLVGANLSEIIASVTVTDAAGNSTTASDTEGYGVDVTPPTATIDLDAITIGDDNIINLAESNGTVTLSGTVGGDVQAGDTVTLTLDGNVIATATVIVLAGGQLGFVVDVGATTLVGANINAIIASVTVTDAAGNSTTASDAEGYGVDVTPPTATIDLDAITIGDDNIINLAESNGTVTLSGTVGGDVQAGDTVTLTLDGNVIATATVIILAGGQLGFVVDVAAATLVGANLNAIIASVTITDAAGNSTTASDTEGYGVDVTPPTATIDLDAITIGDDNIINLAESNSTVTLSGTVGGDVQAGDTVTLTLDGNVIATATVIILAGGQLGFVVDVAAATLVGANLSEIIASVTITDAAGNSTTASDTESYGVDVTPPTATIDLDAITIGDDNIINLAESNGTVTLSGTVGGDVQAGDTVTLTLDGNVIATATVVVLAGGQLGFVVDVSAATLVGANLNAIIASVTVTDAAGNSTTASDTEGYGVDITPPTATIDLDAISIGDDNIINLAESNGTVTLSGTVGGDVQAGDTVTLTLDGNAIATVTVIVLAGGQLGFAVDVGAATLVSANLSEIIASVTVTDAAGNSATASDTEGYGVDVTPPASPMVNIVDDQSPDNGIVTATELGNDQLQLQVNIDHADLVLGGHVTISVNGTNTTLSWNGNELTASDGKPYSYDPDTGTISWTGYAADGDTITLTASQTDQYGNTSLPATDTALIDLAPSASDGLFDAEQIFTLAQLVSDTVDDGNPDTPTDDLPLAIKLTSLPSGGTLFYEKDGQWLAVSKDDLQRTDLFTEQTQFKFTPTPYHFTASATDAGSHSSNQNGITISAVTYSEVLQDGGIANLTDGQLQFDNADNEKGFGVNGKEVNAQDQEALIIEFGHGAVSDVTLGVGSIWGHFDQGQQSHHQNATIHVALYKEGQLVTTVSFADLYHQFNKTGEGLLNISGMGEFDEIRLYVTSEANSNFVLQSVTVNSAPTFDYEAVDSQGQTDGGSISFDGAVDKLVHITDPDTLTVKESKLSSGDVIKTGSISIEIPDGLASVTITIHGQIITLTLAELLASGDSPVSIAGDYGTLNITGFANGEISYSYTLTQGQDHSDSNQLTDSFDVTVTDIDGDTDSTVINVIVKDSRHQANEDVAHLNVDNLGLNLNQVKATFGNEDSLSILDAVKSWGGADESKSSYTFDPADQVAPSDMTSGSHLILGTFTHTNSTISADYSISSAELTISVNINGADIMVTIPLTHDETSNSSGSGADNVILTPTSVTFSYLGVDYNLNVLGFLPADSQGIGTPSTSITTEEQQSGSHLLIATVTPVEQPDYSLQGNVLLNDVAGADGELTEVIGVAAGDQTADHASGNLATVIVGQFGNLILQADGQYSYQLTTALAELPDDAIDVFTYTVQDSDGNLSSATLTIDIGTNAIAPPTNTAPVTGDANAKLIMSDDNTAQGHEQVVGQLVFKAGANEINAFAFGDPGQIRVTGLDGEIIWSHGDNGELIGNINGETVITLTLSGDNIAPGQAGSLTVTATLANNLPHLQDPNLIDISGIEVVATDTQGLSTSGNISISIQDSEIGVSATALDSLTTGINEGHLNITGGADTHLTGDLTDNIAGWDDNNTFADSGLQHLGQTVYYQVDPANKGILLAYTSDAPSAYSDSDGQTLLFTLTLDPASGKYVLDMKQPLQAIESLTADLTNHRGGNADQVLISDDGQVSFADDDDNSDDCAFYITATSNGQQSSVNASQHGFGVGRGLSVADSDALELHFVHKTAHVTLDFVNKNGSPLVGEVSYIMTVLHADGTTSEIAGTLQSGQPLTVDNGVISHIQLLPLANEFLLSGVQAQLLSQEQQELIFNATIHDADGDSATTQIDIIGDDNDDDDGDDDDDDDDDDDDDDGDDDDDDDDDDDDDDGDDDDGDDDGDDDGDGDGDGDGDGDDDDDDDGDDNGDDNGDDDGDGDDDDDDDGDDDGDDDGDNDDDDDGDDGDDDDDDDDDDRPLPPGDGPELFHADHTVTSDLLKQESASLDDLLHQALGHEEHLSQSHPTTLADAHYIQLDGNMAVSGIAADAGVNQLFNKTAAEALLHHDTEHSVPETLKQDEQDIHTISLLP, encoded by the coding sequence ATGGAAACTTATACAACACCTGAATCAGGCCTGTTGAAATATGCCAATGGGTCAATTTCAGTGGGTACCGCCCCTGAGTTAGCCCGAGTTACCCCCGGAGACAGGATCCCACAAGGCACCACACTGCATCTTGGTGAGGGAACTGAATTTATCCTGCAATTAGATAATGGCGACGAAATCTCTTCAACGCAGATAGCTAATCAGGCACCAAACCAATCAATCACAGCGCAACCAGCCGATCTCGATGAAATTGAGGCACTGCAACAACAAATTCTTGCTGGCGCAGATCCCACCCAAAGCTTACCGGAAACCGTTGCCGGTCAATCTGCTCGCCAAGGCAGTGGCGGATTTACCAATATTGACCGCAGTGGCGCAGAAACATTGGCAAATGCTGGCCACGACACTCAAGGGCTGTCACGTTCACAACTGAATATCGCTGAGCCAGAGCAAGATCCATCAGTCCTCAACAGTCAATTAACGCTAACCATTAACGCGCCAGATCAAAGCAGCGATACCACGCCGATTATCACCGGCAATACCAATGCCCCGCCGGGCAGCATCATTGTCTTAATCGTGACAGACGCCAATGGTGATGAACAAACCATTGAAATTATTGTCGGCCCCGGTGGCGACTTCAGTATTGAAGTGCCAACCCCTTTACCTGATGGTGGTTATACCGTTGGCGGTACGGTGACAGATCCTAACAATAACACCGGAAATGGTAATGATGATGGCAGTATTGATACTACGCCCCCCACTGCCACCATCGATTTAGACGCCATTACTATTGGTGACGACAACATCATCAATCTGGCCGAGAGCAATGGTACTGTCACCCTCAGCGGGACTGTCGGTGGTGATGTGCAGGCAGGTGACACGGTTACCTTAAATCTGGATGGCAATGTGATTGCCACTGCAACCGTCATTGTTCTCGCCGGAGGCCAACTTGGCTTTGTGGTCGATGTTGCCGCTGCAACATTGGTCGGTGCCAATCTCAATGCAATCATTGCATCCGTCACCATCACAGATGCCGCCGGTAATAGCACCTCTGCATCGGATACCGAAAGCTATGGTGTTGATGTATCGCCACCCATTGCCACCATCGATTTAGATGCCATTACTATTGGTGACGACAACATCGTCAATCTGGTCGAAAGCAATGACACGGTCACCCTCAGCGGTACCGTCGGTGGAGATGTGCAGGCAGGTGATACCGTCACGCTCACCTTAGACGGCAACGTCATTGCCACTGCCACCGTTACGCTATTACCAAACGGACAATTAGGCTTTGTGGTGGATATTGCCGCAGCCACGCTTGTTGGTGCAAATCTCAGCGAAATCATTGCATCTGTCACCGTCACGGATGCAGCAGGCAATAGCACCACAGCCAGTGACACTGAAGGCTATGGCGTGGATATCACTGCACCACCAACTCCGTCAGTCAGCTTTATCGGTGCCGGTGATGATGGCATCTACAACAGTGATGAAATCGGTCATGACAATATGGTCACAGCGCTCATTACGCTGGCACCCGGCACCACCCTGGGTGATGAACTGATTGTCACTGATGCTCTGGGCAATATTCTGTTTTCCGGCACGGTTACCCAAGCAATGTTGAATAATGGCTTAACCGTAAATGTGCCTGTGACTGGCTCACCGGATAGCCTGACAGTAACCGCGCAGATTACGGACAGTGCTGGCAACACCTCTGGGAAGGCAACCGACACTGCCGGTGTCGACAATGTTGCCCCCACTGCCACCATCGATTTAGATGCCATCACCATTGGTGACGACAACATTATTAATCTGGCAGAGAGCAATGGGATAGTCACCCTTAGCGGTACCGTCGGCGGTGATGTGCAGGCAGGAGATACCGTCACCTTAACCCTGGATGGTAACGTCATCGCCACGGCCACTGTGGTGGTGTTAGCCGGAGGCCAACTAGGCTTTGTGGTGAATGTTGGTGCCGCAACATTAGTCGGTGCGAACCTGAGTGAAATTATTGCATCTGTGACTGTCACAGATGCCGCCGGTAATAGCACCACGGCCAGTGATACCGAAGGCTATGGCGTGGATGTCACGCCACCCACTGCCACCATCGATTTAGACGCCATCACCATTGGTGACGACAACATCATCAATCTGGCCGAAAGCAATGGCACGGTCACCCTCAGTGGTACTGTCGGCGGTGATGTGCAGGCCGGCGATACCGTCACCCTAACCCTGGACGGCAATGTGATTGCCACGGCCACCGTCATTGTTCTCGCCGGTGGCCAGCTTGGCTTTGTGGTCGATGTTTCCGCTGCTACGCTCGTTAGTGCAAATATCAATGCAATCATTGCATCCGTCACCGTCATGGATGCGGCAGGTAATAGCACCACGGCATCGGATGCTGAAGGCTATGACGTCGATATCACTGCACCACCAACTCCGTCAGTCAGCTTTATCGGTGCCGGTGATGATGGCATCTACAACAGTGATGAAATCGGTAATGACAATATGGTCACCGCGGTCATTACGCTGGCACCCGGCACCACGCTGGGGGATGAGCTTATTGTCACTGATGCCCAGGGCAATATTCTGTTTTCCGGCACTGTTACCCAAGCCATGTTGAATCATGGCTTAACCGTCAATGTGCCTGTGACTGGCTCACCGGATAGTCTAACTGTGACCGCACAGGTTACGGACTGTGCTGGCAACACTTCTGGGGAGGCAACCGACACTGCCGGTGTCGACAATCTTGCCCCTACCGCCACCATCGATTTAGATGCCATCACCATTGGTGACGACAACATTATTAATCTGGCAGAGAGCAATGGGATAGTCACCCTTAGCGGTACCGTCGGCGGTGATGTGCAGGCAGGAGATACCGTCACCTTAACCCTGGATGGTAACGTCATCGCCACGGCCACTGTGGTGGTGTTAGCCGGAGGCCAACTAGGCTTTGTGGTGAATGTTGGTGCCGCAACATTAGTCGGTGCGAACCTGAGTGAAATTATTGCATCTGTGACTGTCACAGATGCCGCCGGTAATAGCACCACGGCCAGTGATACCGAAGGCTATGGCGTGGATGTCACGCCACCTACCGCCACCATCGATTTAGATGCCATCACCATTGGTGACGACAACATCATCAATCTGGCCGAAAGCAATGGCACGGTCACCCTCAGCGGTACCGTCGGCGGTGATGTGCAAGCAGGCGATACCGTCACACTCACCTTGGACGGCAATGTCATAGCTACTGCCACCGTCATCGTTCTCGCCGGTGGTCAGTTAGGCTTTGTGGTGGATGTTGGTGCCACGACTTTAGTCGGTGCCAACATCAATGCAATCATTGCATCTGTCACCGTCACAGATGCAGCCGGTAATAGCACCACGGCATCGGATGCTGAAGGCTATGGTGTGGATGTCACGCCCCCCACTGCCACCATCGATTTAGACGCCATCACCATTGGTGATGACAACATCATCAATCTGGCCGAAAGCAATGGCACGGTCACCCTCAGCGGTACCGTTGGCGGTGATGTGCAGGCAGGTGACACGGTTACCTTAACCCTAGATGGTAACGTCATTGCCACTGCAACCGTCATTATTCTCGCCGGTGGGCAACTAGGCTTTGTGGTGGATGTTGCTGCAGCCACGCTCGTTGGTGCAAATCTCAATGCAATCATTGCATCTGTCACTATCACGGATGCCGCAGGGAATAGCACCACGGCCTCGGATACTGAAGGGTATGGTGTCGATGTAACGCCACCCACTGCCACCATCGATTTAGACGCCATTACTATTGGTGACGATAACATCATTAATCTGGCAGAGAGCAATAGTACTGTCACCCTCAGTGGTACCGTCGGCGGTGATGTGCAGGCAGGCGATACGGTTACCTTAACCCTGGATGGTAACGTCATAGCTACTGCCACCGTCATCATTCTCGCCGGTGGCCAGCTTGGCTTTGTGGTGGATGTTGCCGCAGCTACGCTTGTTGGTGCCAACCTGAGTGAAATTATTGCGTCCGTGACCATCACAGATGCCGCAGGTAATAGCACCACGGCATCTGATACCGAGAGCTATGGAGTGGATGTCACGCCCCCCACTGCCACCATCGATTTAGATGCCATTACTATTGGTGACGACAACATCATCAATCTGGCGGAGAGCAATGGCACAGTCACTCTCAGCGGGACCGTCGGCGGTGATGTACAAGCAGGTGACACGGTTACCTTAACCCTAGATGGTAACGTCATCGCCACTGCAACTGTGGTGGTACTGGCCGGAGGCCAGCTTGGCTTTGTGGTCGATGTTTCCGCTGCAACATTAGTCGGTGCCAATCTCAATGCAATCATTGCGTCTGTCACCGTCACAGATGCCGCCGGTAATAGCACCACGGCATCGGATACTGAAGGCTATGGTGTCGATATCACGCCACCTACCGCCACCATCGATTTAGATGCTATTTCCATTGGTGATGACAACATCATTAATCTGGCGGAGAGCAATGGTACTGTCACCCTCAGCGGTACCGTCGGCGGTGATGTGCAGGCAGGTGATACGGTTACCTTAACCCTGGATGGCAATGCCATTGCCACTGTCACCGTCATTGTTCTCGCCGGTGGCCAACTTGGCTTTGCGGTGGATGTTGGTGCCGCAACATTAGTCAGTGCGAACCTGAGTGAAATTATTGCATCCGTCACCGTCACAGATGCCGCCGGTAATAGCGCCACGGCATCGGATACTGAAGGCTATGGTGTCGATGTGACACCACCAGCAAGCCCCATGGTCAACATTGTGGATGACCAATCACCGGATAACGGCATAGTTACAGCAACAGAACTGGGTAATGACCAACTGCAACTCCAGGTCAATATCGATCATGCAGACTTAGTGTTAGGCGGCCATGTAACTATCTCCGTCAACGGCACGAACACGACCCTGAGCTGGAATGGCAATGAATTAACTGCCAGTGATGGAAAGCCCTATAGCTATGATCCGGACACAGGTACCATCAGTTGGACAGGGTATGCCGCTGACGGTGACACTATCACCTTAACCGCCAGCCAAACTGATCAATACGGTAATACCTCATTACCGGCAACAGATACTGCACTTATTGACTTAGCGCCATCCGCCAGTGATGGACTTTTTGATGCTGAGCAGATATTCACCTTGGCGCAATTGGTCTCCGATACTGTTGATGATGGTAATCCGGACACGCCCACAGATGACTTACCTTTGGCAATAAAGCTGACATCTTTGCCATCCGGTGGCACCTTGTTCTATGAAAAAGATGGCCAGTGGCTAGCCGTCAGTAAAGATGACTTACAAAGAACCGATCTCTTTACCGAACAAACCCAATTTAAATTTACCCCAACACCCTACCATTTCACCGCTTCAGCAACGGATGCGGGGAGCCATTCAAGCAATCAAAATGGCATTACTATTTCAGCTGTCACCTATAGTGAAGTGCTGCAAGATGGTGGTATTGCCAATCTAACCGATGGGCAGTTGCAGTTTGATAATGCTGACAATGAAAAAGGTTTCGGTGTTAATGGCAAAGAAGTGAACGCCCAAGATCAGGAAGCACTGATCATTGAATTCGGTCATGGTGCAGTATCGGATGTGACTTTAGGCGTTGGCAGCATTTGGGGGCACTTTGATCAAGGCCAACAAAGCCATCATCAGAACGCCACAATACATGTTGCGCTGTATAAAGAAGGGCAACTGGTTACCACTGTCAGCTTTGCAGACCTTTACCATCAATTCAATAAAACCGGTGAGGGCCTGCTCAATATCAGTGGCATGGGTGAGTTCGATGAAATCCGTCTCTATGTTACCTCCGAAGCAAACTCCAACTTCGTCCTACAAAGCGTCACCGTTAACAGCGCCCCGACATTTGACTATGAAGCAGTGGATTCTCAAGGACAAACTGACGGCGGTAGCATCAGTTTTGATGGCGCGGTCGATAAACTGGTTCATATCACTGACCCAGACACGCTAACAGTTAAAGAAAGCAAACTATCGTCTGGTGATGTCATTAAAACCGGTAGTATCAGTATTGAGATCCCTGATGGCCTAGCCAGTGTCACTATCACCATTCATGGACAAATCATCACGCTAACGCTGGCAGAGCTATTAGCCAGTGGCGATAGTCCAGTCAGCATTGCTGGGGATTATGGCACCTTGAATATCACAGGGTTTGCTAATGGTGAAATCAGTTATAGCTATACCTTAACCCAAGGACAGGATCACTCAGACAGCAACCAGCTGACAGACAGCTTTGATGTGACAGTGACAGACATTGATGGCGACACTGACAGCACTGTCATTAACGTCATAGTGAAAGATAGCCGTCATCAGGCAAATGAAGATGTGGCACATCTCAATGTTGACAATCTTGGTTTAAACCTGAATCAAGTTAAAGCAACCTTTGGTAATGAAGATTCCTTATCAATCCTCGATGCAGTCAAATCTTGGGGAGGTGCCGATGAATCTAAATCAAGTTATACCTTTGATCCTGCCGATCAGGTGGCGCCTTCTGATATGACATCTGGGTCCCACCTCATTCTTGGCACGTTTACTCATACCAATAGCACTATTTCAGCAGATTACAGTATCAGTAGCGCAGAGCTCACTATCTCGGTCAACATCAATGGTGCAGATATTATGGTGACCATTCCCCTGACCCATGATGAAACCAGTAATAGCTCAGGAAGCGGTGCCGATAATGTCATTCTGACACCAACCTCCGTCACTTTTAGCTATCTAGGAGTGGATTACAACCTGAATGTATTAGGCTTTTTGCCAGCAGACAGCCAAGGGATTGGTACGCCGAGCACTAGTATTACGACTGAAGAGCAGCAAAGCGGCAGTCACCTGCTGATTGCAACAGTAACGCCGGTCGAACAACCGGATTACAGTCTACAGGGTAATGTGTTGCTTAATGATGTTGCCGGTGCTGACGGAGAACTGACCGAAGTGATTGGTGTCGCTGCTGGCGATCAAACCGCGGATCACGCCAGTGGTAATCTTGCCACTGTCATTGTCGGGCAGTTTGGTAATTTGATCCTACAGGCTGATGGCCAATACAGCTACCAACTCACAACTGCGCTGGCAGAATTACCAGATGATGCCATAGATGTCTTTACCTACACAGTTCAAGATAGCGATGGTAATTTATCCAGTGCCACACTGACCATAGATATTGGTACTAATGCTATCGCGCCACCAACCAATACCGCACCTGTCACCGGCGATGCAAATGCCAAACTGATCATGTCAGACGACAATACCGCACAAGGGCATGAGCAGGTCGTTGGCCAACTGGTCTTCAAAGCCGGAGCAAATGAAATCAATGCCTTTGCTTTTGGTGACCCGGGACAGATTCGGGTCACCGGATTAGATGGCGAAATTATCTGGTCCCATGGTGATAATGGTGAGCTAATCGGCAACATCAATGGCGAAACCGTGATTACCCTGACACTCAGCGGCGATAACATTGCACCGGGGCAAGCCGGTTCATTAACTGTCACCGCCACCTTAGCCAACAATCTGCCACATTTACAAGATCCGAATCTAATCGATATCAGCGGCATTGAAGTGGTTGCGACGGACACTCAAGGGCTGTCCACCAGCGGCAATATCAGTATCAGTATCCAAGACTCAGAGATCGGCGTATCTGCTACAGCATTAGATAGCCTCACCACAGGGATCAATGAAGGACACCTGAATATCACCGGTGGTGCCGACACGCATCTTACAGGCGATCTCACTGATAATATCGCTGGTTGGGATGACAACAACACCTTCGCTGACTCAGGTCTGCAGCACCTTGGTCAGACGGTCTATTACCAAGTCGATCCGGCCAACAAAGGCATCTTGTTGGCCTATACCAGTGATGCCCCTTCAGCTTATAGCGACAGCGATGGACAAACCTTACTGTTTACGCTGACGTTGGATCCGGCCAGTGGCAAATATGTCTTGGATATGAAGCAACCGCTACAGGCAATCGAGTCACTCACAGCGGATCTAACAAACCATCGAGGCGGTAATGCCGATCAAGTTCTGATTAGCGATGACGGTCAGGTCAGCTTTGCCGATGATGATGACAACAGCGATGACTGTGCTTTTTACATCACGGCAACGAGCAATGGCCAGCAATCCAGTGTTAATGCCAGTCAACATGGTTTCGGCGTTGGACGAGGGTTAAGTGTCGCCGACAGCGATGCGCTAGAACTGCATTTTGTTCACAAAACAGCCCATGTCACGCTGGATTTTGTCAATAAAAATGGCAGCCCTTTGGTAGGAGAAGTCAGCTATATCATGACTGTGCTGCATGCAGATGGCACAACCAGCGAGATTGCTGGCACTCTGCAGTCGGGTCAGCCCCTAACCGTTGATAATGGCGTTATCAGCCATATCCAATTGTTACCACTTGCCAATGAGTTCCTACTCAGTGGTGTGCAAGCGCAGCTTCTGAGCCAAGAACAGCAAGAGTTAATCTTCAACGCGACCATCCATGATGCGGACGGGGACAGCGCTACCACCCAAATCGACATTATCGGCGATGACAATGACGACGATGACGGCGACGATGACGACGATGACGACGATGACGACGATGACGACGACGGCGATGACGATGACGACGATGACGACGATGACGACGATGACGACGGCGACGACGACGACGGCGACGACGACGGCGACGACGACGGCGACGGCGACGGCGACGGCGACGGCGACGGCGACGACGACGACGATGACGACGGCGATGACAACGGCGATGACAACGGCGACGACGACGGCGACGGCGACGATGACGACGATGACGACGGCGATGACGACGGCGATGACGACGGCGACAATGACGACGATGACGACGGCGATGACGGCGATGACGACGACGATGACGACGACGATGATCGTCCTCTACCACCAGGGGATGGGCCGGAACTGTTCCATGCTGACCATACGGTTACCTCAGATCTGCTTAAGCAAGAATCTGCCAGCCTTGATGATTTGCTGCATCAAGCCCTTGGGCATGAAGAGCACCTATCACAGAGTCATCCAACCACATTAGCTGATGCTCACTATATCCAATTAGACGGGAATATGGCTGTCAGTGGCATAGCGGCAGATGCTGGCGTTAACCAGCTATTTAACAAAACTGCAGCGGAGGCTCTGCTGCATCATGATACCGAGCACTCTGTGCCGGAAACGCTAAAACAGGACGAGCAAGATATCCATACTATTTCATTGTTGCCCTGA
- a CDS encoding heme biosynthesis HemY N-terminal domain-containing protein: protein MIRSLAYLLIILVGLCLSPYIIGNTGRVFIEIGHYQITTSVVFSLLAILVFYGAVQIVEWLLVALLNLLLSSRLLPERWKRHSARKQTLTGVLALAEQDWPAAEVAMAKSAAKAQLPVLNLLAAARAAQHQGKSQTRDQYLAEAELQPQAKQAVMIARCRYLQQDGNWQQAAEQLALMTPGNQSPQPVLQLALTQYRQQQNWAALAQLLPAIKKKQLLNEQQYDALSVQIFTAQLSAAAATNAQQLEKCWRDLPRAYRSQHEFIAIYAPALARFNQQAQAIKLLQKALHKHASIDLIRALCQILQKEDNQALLYLQELEAQRSDNGGYHRAMAEMYQRLREFKQAKYHWQRACELTPNADCWLALGELQQQLGDDHGALNSFHRAAQIR from the coding sequence ATGATCCGCTCCCTTGCCTACCTGCTTATTATTCTCGTCGGCCTGTGTCTTAGCCCTTATATCATCGGCAATACCGGGCGAGTATTTATTGAAATAGGCCACTACCAAATTACCACTAGCGTGGTGTTTTCCCTGTTGGCTATTTTGGTATTTTATGGCGCAGTGCAGATTGTGGAATGGCTATTAGTGGCATTACTGAACCTACTGCTGAGTAGTCGCCTATTGCCTGAACGCTGGAAGCGTCACTCCGCCAGAAAACAGACGCTAACAGGCGTACTGGCACTGGCAGAACAAGATTGGCCTGCGGCCGAAGTCGCAATGGCCAAAAGTGCCGCTAAAGCCCAATTGCCAGTGCTCAACCTCCTTGCTGCCGCTCGCGCGGCTCAGCATCAGGGGAAGTCCCAAACCCGAGATCAATATCTGGCTGAAGCCGAACTCCAACCGCAAGCTAAACAAGCTGTGATGATTGCCCGCTGCCGCTACTTACAGCAAGATGGCAACTGGCAACAGGCTGCAGAGCAATTAGCCCTGATGACGCCAGGTAACCAAAGCCCACAACCTGTTCTGCAACTGGCATTAACCCAATACCGCCAACAACAAAATTGGGCAGCGCTGGCTCAGTTACTGCCAGCAATAAAGAAAAAGCAACTGCTTAACGAGCAACAATATGATGCATTGAGCGTGCAAATCTTTACGGCACAATTATCCGCAGCGGCGGCAACCAATGCTCAACAACTGGAGAAATGTTGGCGAGACTTACCCCGGGCTTATCGCTCTCAACATGAGTTTATTGCCATTTATGCCCCAGCACTGGCGCGCTTTAACCAACAAGCTCAGGCCATTAAGCTGCTGCAAAAAGCGCTGCATAAACATGCCAGCATTGATCTGATCCGGGCGCTTTGCCAAATTCTTCAAAAAGAAGACAACCAAGCATTGCTTTATCTGCAGGAGCTGGAAGCTCAACGCAGTGATAATGGTGGATATCATCGTGCTATGGCTGAAATGTATCAAAGATTACGCGAATTCAAGCAGGCTAAATACCATTGGCAACGCGCTTGTGAATTAACCCCTAACGCTGATTGTTGGCTAGCACTGGGTGAACTGCAACAACAGCTGGGCGATGATCACGGCGCACTCAATAGCTTCCATCGCGCAGCGCAGATACGCTAA